One window from the genome of Bacillus tianshenii encodes:
- a CDS encoding MBL fold metallo-hydrolase, which translates to MIQFRNEHVTVFQSALFQTNSTVVETKDMVLVVDPTWLPHEVEEIRAYVERVRSGRLVYVLYTHADFDHILGSGAFKDAKMIGSAAMAKLEDKQRRVEQILQFDADFYAARPYPVAFPTLHHEIENDGESIQVGNTRLTFFLTPGHTHDGLACLVEPLGLLIAGDYLSNVEFPFIEDSEAYEQTMQAFDHILSDNTIRLLVPGHGTVTDCQHEIRKRIRQSSSYIERLRTEVKCEKNELAAEIKKSYRYYRGLLKEHESNKQVIRKELGLETT; encoded by the coding sequence ATGATTCAGTTTCGCAACGAGCATGTCACGGTCTTTCAAAGTGCTTTATTTCAAACGAATTCCACTGTCGTCGAAACAAAGGATATGGTGCTAGTCGTTGACCCGACATGGCTGCCGCATGAAGTAGAAGAGATTCGTGCTTATGTAGAGCGCGTGCGGAGCGGCAGACTTGTCTATGTGCTGTACACACATGCGGACTTTGACCACATTCTCGGGAGCGGAGCGTTTAAAGATGCGAAAATGATTGGCAGTGCCGCGATGGCCAAGCTTGAGGATAAGCAGCGCCGCGTCGAGCAAATCTTGCAATTTGATGCGGACTTTTATGCAGCGCGGCCTTATCCCGTCGCATTTCCAACACTGCATCATGAAATTGAAAACGATGGGGAAAGCATTCAAGTCGGTAACACACGCTTAACGTTTTTCTTAACACCAGGCCATACGCATGATGGACTAGCCTGCTTAGTCGAACCGCTCGGGCTGCTGATTGCGGGTGATTACTTGTCGAATGTCGAGTTTCCATTTATTGAAGACAGCGAAGCGTACGAGCAAACGATGCAGGCATTTGACCATATCTTGAGTGACAATACGATTCGCCTGCTTGTCCCGGGGCACGGAACGGTTACAGATTGCCAGCACGAAATCCGCAAACGAATTCGCCAATCATCAAGCTACATCGAACGGCTTCGAACCGAAGTCAAATGTGAAAAAAATGAATTAGCAGCCGAAATAAAGAAGAGCTACCGTTATTACCGCGGTTTACTGAAAGAACATGAGTCCAATAAGCAAGTGATTCGCAAAGAACTCGGATTGGAGACAACATGA
- a CDS encoding alanine--glyoxylate aminotransferase family protein, translated as MKELNPPNRLLMGPGPSNVSPEVLRAMSTPLLGHLDPAFLEIMNETMDLLRKVYQTENKVTLAMSGTGSSGMETLFVNLVEEGDKVIIGVNGLFGQRMVDVAGRCGAEVIEVHAPWGEIIPPEKIKQALEENEGVKLVGVVHAETSTGVKQPLKEISEIVHAHDALLIADMVTSLGGSPTEIDKIGVDAAYSGTQKCLSIPPGLAPVTLNDKAVEVISKRKSKVQSWYLDLSMIQNYWNDERFYHHTAPISMVYALREGLRSIVDEGLENVYARHERYGQALQAGLEALGMKLVVENDEHRLRQLTSVHVPEGLDEAAARKQLLDDYGLEVGGGLGELKGKAWRIGLMGYNASWRNVTFALAAIENVFRQNGLDVHPGAGISAATSAIQDYAFS; from the coding sequence ATGAAAGAATTAAATCCACCAAACCGATTACTAATGGGGCCTGGTCCGAGTAATGTATCTCCAGAGGTGCTGCGTGCCATGTCAACGCCGCTTCTTGGGCATCTTGACCCAGCATTTTTGGAAATTATGAATGAAACGATGGACCTTCTTCGCAAGGTGTATCAAACAGAGAATAAAGTAACACTTGCGATGTCAGGCACAGGAAGCTCTGGTATGGAAACATTGTTTGTCAACCTTGTTGAAGAAGGGGACAAAGTGATTATCGGAGTAAATGGATTGTTCGGTCAGCGCATGGTTGATGTAGCAGGCCGTTGTGGTGCAGAAGTGATTGAAGTTCATGCACCGTGGGGTGAAATTATCCCGCCTGAGAAGATCAAACAAGCACTTGAAGAAAATGAAGGTGTCAAGCTTGTTGGGGTTGTACATGCGGAAACATCTACAGGTGTCAAACAGCCGCTGAAAGAAATCAGTGAGATTGTGCATGCACATGACGCATTACTCATTGCCGATATGGTGACATCACTTGGCGGTTCTCCAACTGAAATTGATAAAATTGGTGTTGATGCGGCATACAGTGGTACACAAAAATGCTTAAGCATTCCACCTGGACTTGCTCCAGTTACGTTAAATGACAAGGCAGTTGAAGTCATTTCAAAGCGCAAGTCAAAAGTACAAAGCTGGTACTTAGACTTGTCAATGATCCAAAATTATTGGAACGATGAGCGTTTCTATCATCATACAGCACCGATTTCAATGGTCTATGCGTTACGTGAAGGCTTGCGCTCGATTGTGGATGAAGGTCTTGAAAATGTCTATGCCCGCCACGAGCGCTATGGTCAAGCCCTGCAGGCTGGTCTTGAAGCATTAGGCATGAAGCTTGTCGTTGAAAACGATGAGCACCGTCTTCGTCAGCTTACATCTGTGCACGTGCCGGAAGGATTAGACGAAGCGGCTGCACGAAAACAGCTTCTTGATGATTACGGCTTAGAAGTCGGCGGCGGTCTTGGTGAATTGAAAGGAAAAGCATGGCGCATCGGCTTGATGGGCTACAATGCAAGCTGGCGTAATGTTACTTTTGCGCTTGCTGCTATTGAAAATGTTTTCCGTCAAAACGGCCTTGACGTTCATCCAGGTGCAGGCATCTCTGCTGCAACATCTGCTATTCAAGATTACGCATTTTCATAA
- a CDS encoding YfhE family protein — protein sequence MEKNKIPYKGINTDKNNGLSSAQEVHYPKEFKKAYKAEERERGK from the coding sequence ATGGAAAAGAATAAGATTCCTTACAAAGGCATTAATACAGACAAAAATAACGGACTAAGCAGTGCGCAAGAAGTGCACTATCCGAAAGAATTCAAGAAAGCATACAAAGCAGAAGAACGTGAACGTGGAAAGTAA
- a CDS encoding VC0807 family protein: MKKPIIEILFYLVLPIAIWKYGREPLGDYYAMLFSTVPAILYTIYSFFKEKQFNVTGLFLVMTMTISTVLSIMSGGAEEMLWVGVYMNFGLAGFWLLTMLVGKPFVLYFAVDLGYVQGYPREESRALFFKKENMRYFYGLTFFCLIRDVLEGFLRIYLIYTVGVNGYDKILFIHRSVGWGFTLLLALLIMYTYRKIQQNIGPKPPLVVE, from the coding sequence ATGAAAAAGCCAATAATTGAAATTCTCTTTTATCTTGTATTGCCGATTGCTATCTGGAAATATGGACGCGAGCCGCTTGGCGATTATTACGCGATGCTCTTTTCGACAGTGCCGGCGATCCTCTATACGATTTACAGCTTCTTTAAGGAAAAGCAATTCAACGTAACGGGTCTGTTTCTTGTGATGACGATGACAATTAGTACGGTGCTTAGCATTATGAGCGGCGGAGCAGAGGAGATGCTGTGGGTCGGCGTCTATATGAACTTCGGCTTGGCTGGCTTTTGGCTGCTGACGATGCTGGTTGGCAAGCCGTTTGTCCTTTACTTTGCTGTTGACCTTGGCTACGTCCAAGGCTATCCGCGTGAGGAAAGCAGGGCGCTTTTCTTTAAGAAGGAAAATATGCGGTACTTTTATGGTCTTACGTTTTTCTGTTTGATTCGCGATGTGCTCGAAGGCTTCTTGCGAATTTATTTAATCTATACGGTCGGAGTAAATGGCTATGATAAAATTTTGTTCATTCACCGTTCTGTCGGCTGGGGCTTCACACTTCTTTTAGCCCTCTTGATTATGTATACATACCGCAAGATTCAGCAAAACATCGGTCCGAAGCCGCCGCTTGTCGTGGAATAA
- a CDS encoding EAL-associated domain-containing protein has translation MDPLDILTNKEHILPYFQPIFSADEHRVAGYEVLGRIQDGDHIRSLGPFFHDESIPEEYRLEIDDLVLHMALDRLLEDEDNSLIVFINRDANLLMPDRGESLLSILLSYRERGLSLNRVVIEVSEHDFTGDIETLNHLFTYFRTYGIQLAVDNVGKDGSNLDRLRLLQPDIFKVDLRMLKKTSDARTYQDVLYSLSMLARKIGAALMYEDIEAEFQLQYAWRHGGRYYQGYYLGEPGPDFIEATCQQTEIRQSFDRFISREKNKLQAQYIVANQFAEKLQPVCAKFKTRDFDGLIEQAAKVLHSESFRIYICDEHGFQQSSNIFKRDGEWQLQPDYLQKNWSWRPYFLENIVRMNFEKRGILSDVYSDIETGETIRTYSYPLEGNYYLFIDIAYDFLFERDELL, from the coding sequence ATGGACCCGTTAGATATTCTAACAAACAAAGAACATATTCTTCCATATTTCCAACCCATTTTTAGTGCAGATGAGCATCGTGTTGCAGGTTATGAAGTGCTTGGACGTATTCAAGATGGGGATCATATACGCAGCCTGGGGCCATTTTTTCATGATGAATCGATTCCAGAAGAATACCGCTTAGAGATTGATGATCTCGTTTTACATATGGCGCTTGACCGTTTGCTTGAAGATGAGGATAACAGCTTAATCGTCTTTATTAACCGAGATGCAAATTTATTGATGCCTGACAGAGGGGAATCACTGCTTAGCATCCTGCTTTCCTATCGTGAGCGTGGCTTGTCGTTGAACCGCGTTGTGATTGAAGTGAGCGAGCATGACTTTACAGGCGATATCGAAACATTGAATCATTTATTTACATACTTTCGTACATATGGCATTCAGCTTGCGGTTGATAATGTCGGGAAAGATGGCAGTAATCTTGACAGGCTGCGGTTATTACAGCCGGATATTTTTAAGGTCGATTTGCGCATGCTAAAGAAAACGAGTGATGCCCGTACTTATCAAGATGTGCTGTACTCGTTGTCGATGCTGGCTCGAAAAATTGGTGCGGCATTGATGTATGAAGATATTGAAGCAGAATTTCAGCTGCAATATGCGTGGCGACACGGCGGGCGGTATTACCAAGGCTATTATTTAGGTGAGCCTGGCCCTGATTTTATTGAAGCAACCTGTCAGCAAACAGAAATCCGCCAAAGCTTTGATCGGTTTATTAGCCGTGAAAAGAATAAGCTGCAAGCACAATATATAGTCGCAAATCAATTTGCGGAAAAACTACAGCCTGTCTGTGCTAAATTTAAAACACGGGACTTCGATGGGTTGATTGAACAAGCGGCTAAAGTTCTTCACAGTGAGTCATTTCGCATTTATATTTGTGACGAGCACGGCTTTCAGCAATCATCGAATATTTTTAAGCGTGATGGTGAGTGGCAGCTTCAGCCTGATTATCTCCAAAAGAATTGGAGCTGGCGTCCGTACTTTTTGGAAAACATTGTGCGCATGAATTTTGAAAAGCGCGGCATCTTATCCGATGTCTACAGTGATATCGAAACAGGCGAAACGATTCGGACATATTCGTATCCATTAGAAGGCAATTATTACCTCTTTATTGATATCGCATATGATTTCTTATTTGAACGGGATGAATTGTTGTAA
- a CDS encoding SLC13 family permease, translating into MNQPMALTFLILAVTTGFFIAGKFRTDVVAVGSMLALVLFGIITPAEALSGFSNSIVIMIAGLFVVGAGIFKTGLAKLIGDQLLRLAGKNETKLLIVVMLVVAVFSGFMSNTGTVAVLLPVVMSLALDMRVSPSKFLIPLAYASSLGGVLTLIGTPPNLVVSQTLKEYEFEKLSFFDFTPIGLVALITGLVFMVTIGRKLLPAHPVDESEGNELSPQQLATYYKLKDELFCLRVLPESTAIGKTLAELKVRDHYHLTVVEIDRREGDRFTLLGQMRHRSAASCSIFQKDDVLFLLGKKENIMHFAEKYQLAFESMDAEARTERLISKELGLSEIILSAHSSFINRTVAELNFREKYNLNVLAINRKGRYIRGDLIHEKLRFGDALLVHGEWRQIELLGKDTANVILTGAVDEHAGTAYAKGKAPIAALIMVFMLVLMTFNLVPSVIAVIIAAFLMLVSGCLRNMDDAYRNINWESVVLIAAMLPMSTALEKTGGVELVSEGLVGALGSYGPVAVMAGFYFVTMLLSQFISNTATAVIFAPIAITSAVSMGVSPYPLLLSVSVAASMAFATPVASPTNALVLTAGGYRFSDFVKVGVPLQIILMIVMMFAIPLFFPF; encoded by the coding sequence ATGAATCAGCCAATGGCGCTTACATTTCTTATTTTAGCGGTTACGACCGGCTTTTTTATTGCGGGAAAATTTCGCACAGATGTCGTGGCAGTCGGGTCGATGCTGGCACTTGTTTTGTTTGGCATTATTACGCCGGCTGAGGCTCTTAGCGGCTTTTCCAATTCGATTGTTATTATGATTGCCGGCCTCTTTGTAGTTGGGGCGGGAATCTTTAAGACAGGGCTTGCAAAATTAATCGGGGACCAGCTTCTCCGCTTAGCAGGCAAAAATGAAACCAAACTATTGATTGTCGTGATGCTTGTTGTCGCCGTGTTCAGCGGGTTTATGAGTAATACCGGCACAGTGGCAGTGCTCCTGCCTGTTGTCATGAGCCTGGCGCTTGATATGCGTGTCAGCCCTTCAAAGTTCTTAATTCCGCTTGCTTATGCAAGCAGCTTAGGCGGGGTGTTGACGTTAATCGGAACACCGCCAAACCTTGTTGTTAGTCAAACATTGAAGGAATATGAGTTTGAGAAGCTTAGTTTCTTTGACTTCACGCCAATCGGGCTTGTCGCTCTCATAACTGGACTTGTCTTTATGGTTACGATTGGCCGTAAGCTGCTTCCAGCCCATCCTGTCGATGAATCAGAAGGAAATGAGCTTTCACCACAGCAGCTGGCAACCTACTATAAGCTGAAGGATGAACTGTTTTGCTTGCGGGTGCTTCCAGAATCAACTGCGATAGGCAAAACATTAGCTGAATTAAAGGTGCGTGACCACTATCATTTAACTGTCGTTGAGATTGACCGCCGTGAAGGCGATCGCTTTACATTATTAGGGCAAATGCGTCACCGCTCAGCAGCGTCATGTAGTATTTTTCAAAAGGACGACGTCCTCTTCTTGCTTGGGAAGAAGGAAAATATTATGCATTTTGCGGAAAAATATCAGCTTGCATTTGAGTCAATGGATGCTGAAGCAAGAACAGAACGGCTTATTTCCAAAGAGCTAGGTTTATCGGAAATCATTCTTAGTGCTCATTCTTCCTTTATTAATCGAACGGTAGCTGAGTTAAACTTCCGGGAGAAATATAACTTAAATGTGCTGGCGATAAATCGGAAAGGGCGCTATATTCGCGGCGACTTGATTCATGAAAAGCTTCGTTTCGGGGATGCCTTGTTAGTGCACGGGGAATGGCGGCAAATTGAACTGCTCGGCAAGGATACAGCCAATGTGATCCTAACAGGGGCGGTTGATGAGCATGCAGGAACGGCTTATGCAAAAGGGAAAGCACCAATTGCGGCATTGATTATGGTCTTCATGCTTGTCTTGATGACGTTTAACCTTGTCCCGAGTGTTATAGCTGTTATTATTGCTGCGTTTTTGATGCTTGTTTCAGGATGTTTGCGCAATATGGATGATGCCTACCGTAATATCAACTGGGAAAGTGTCGTGCTCATTGCGGCCATGCTTCCGATGTCAACGGCACTTGAGAAAACAGGCGGGGTTGAGCTCGTTTCAGAAGGACTTGTTGGGGCGCTTGGCAGCTACGGACCTGTTGCTGTGATGGCAGGATTCTATTTTGTTACGATGCTCTTAAGCCAGTTTATTAGTAATACAGCAACGGCCGTTATTTTTGCGCCGATTGCAATCACCTCTGCTGTCAGCATGGGCGTCAGTCCGTATCCGTTGTTGTTATCTGTATCAGTTGCGGCTAGTATGGCATTTGCAACACCAGTCGCCTCACCGACAAATGCACTCGTCTTAACAGCAGGCGGCTATCGCTTCAGCGACTTTGTCAAAGTCGGCGTACCGCTGCAAATCATCCTAATGATTGTCATGATGTTCGCGATACCACTGTTCTTCCCATTTTGA
- a CDS encoding DMT family transporter: MSNKDKGILLLLLSAFGFAMMSTFVKLSGDVPTFQKTLFRNFVSALISFGFVVHYKERLFGKKENQKYLLLRSALGTLGIVFYFYSLDKLVLSDADMLNKLSPFLLIFFSAVFLKEKAKFYQTAAVVVALLGSLLIIKPQFSLETVPYMAGLMSAVFAAGAYTVLRVLGEREKFYTVVFYFSFFLTVSLLPFAILFYEPMTWGQVIYLLLAGVFATLGQFGITLAYKFAPAREISIFFYTNILFSALISTIVFEQVPDMWSIIGYFVIFGASFYMFMKNKQVELKEKTA; this comes from the coding sequence ATGAGCAACAAAGATAAAGGAATCTTGCTCCTTCTGCTCTCTGCCTTCGGCTTTGCAATGATGTCGACCTTTGTGAAGCTTTCAGGCGACGTGCCGACGTTTCAGAAGACATTGTTTCGAAACTTCGTGTCTGCCCTTATTTCCTTTGGGTTCGTCGTGCACTACAAAGAGCGTTTGTTCGGCAAGAAGGAAAATCAAAAATACTTATTACTGCGTTCAGCACTCGGAACGCTTGGCATTGTGTTTTACTTTTATTCATTAGACAAGCTTGTCTTATCAGATGCCGATATGTTGAATAAGCTGAGTCCGTTTCTATTAATATTCTTTTCAGCTGTTTTCTTAAAGGAAAAAGCAAAGTTTTATCAAACAGCGGCCGTGGTGGTTGCCTTATTAGGGTCTTTATTAATTATTAAGCCGCAATTCTCTCTAGAAACGGTGCCTTACATGGCAGGGCTGATGTCTGCTGTATTCGCAGCTGGTGCTTATACTGTATTGCGGGTGTTAGGGGAACGGGAAAAGTTTTATACGGTTGTGTTTTACTTTTCATTCTTTTTAACGGTTTCCTTACTGCCGTTTGCGATTCTTTTCTATGAGCCGATGACATGGGGCCAGGTTATCTACCTTCTTCTCGCAGGTGTCTTTGCCACACTTGGACAATTCGGCATCACCCTTGCCTACAAGTTCGCACCAGCACGGGAAATTTCGATCTTTTTCTATACAAATATTTTGTTCTCGGCGCTCATAAGCACAATTGTGTTCGAGCAAGTGCCTGATATGTGGAGCATTATCGGTTACTTTGTGATTTTCGGTGCGTCCTTCTATATGTTTATGAAAAATAAACAAGTTGAGCTAAAGGAAAAGACCGCATAG
- a CDS encoding cupin domain-containing protein — MYDVSNMYPNPYYVNVPAYMPRNDASVLDVINAGISGEAAVVDLYRRLEEAAPNEEHKRHIRHALKKENGHLQQLTELYHTLTGKEPEYAFEPIGYHTYREGLQRAFETEMQAYEQHRQAYYLTQSSPFQDLFFRTCQSKSKHVKRFYSLLSQGQARVDYGSQPYVVDIEEATKQNDTFRTALWTGEHLQVTLMSIDVGEDIGLEIHPTVDQFLRIEEGQGLVKMGDRMDQLTFEKEVFDDDAIMVPAGKWHNLINTGEEPLKLYTIYAPPEHPFGTVHETKADALEAE; from the coding sequence ATGTATGATGTTTCGAATATGTATCCTAACCCCTATTACGTTAATGTCCCTGCCTACATGCCGCGAAATGATGCTTCCGTTCTTGATGTGATCAATGCTGGGATAAGTGGAGAAGCGGCGGTTGTTGATTTGTATCGTCGGTTAGAAGAGGCCGCGCCGAACGAGGAGCATAAACGCCATATTCGTCATGCGTTGAAAAAAGAAAATGGGCATTTGCAGCAATTGACTGAACTGTATCACACACTAACTGGAAAAGAGCCTGAATATGCGTTTGAGCCTATTGGCTACCATACTTACAGAGAGGGCTTGCAAAGAGCTTTTGAAACAGAAATGCAAGCGTATGAACAGCATCGTCAAGCATACTACCTTACACAATCTTCACCATTTCAAGATTTATTTTTCAGAACATGTCAGAGCAAATCGAAGCATGTGAAGCGGTTTTATTCATTATTATCACAAGGGCAAGCGAGAGTGGATTATGGGTCCCAGCCATATGTCGTCGATATTGAGGAAGCAACAAAGCAAAACGATACATTCCGAACAGCACTATGGACAGGGGAGCATCTGCAGGTAACATTAATGAGCATTGATGTTGGAGAAGATATCGGTTTAGAAATACACCCTACAGTCGATCAATTTTTACGTATTGAAGAAGGGCAAGGGTTGGTTAAGATGGGGGACCGGATGGACCAGCTAACGTTTGAGAAAGAAGTCTTTGATGATGATGCGATTATGGTGCCTGCTGGTAAATGGCATAATCTCATTAACACTGGAGAAGAGCCTCTTAAGTTATACACCATCTATGCACCGCCAGAACATCCATTTGGTACGGTTCATGAAACGAAAGCAGACGCTCTGGAGGCTGAATAA
- the fadH gene encoding 2,4-dienoyl-CoA reductase, translated as MKEEVVIVTGGSNGMGKYMAKEFASRGAKVVITGRTAEKLEAAKQEIEQEEGQVLTVVMDVRKPEDVERMLKEAVDAFGKVTSLVNNAAGNFIVPAEKLSVNGWNSVIDIVLNGTFYCSHTLGNYWIDKKIRGKIINMVATYAWDAGPGVIHSASAKAGVLAMTRTLAVEWGRKYGIRVNAIAPGPIDRTGGAEKLWESEEAAKRTLASIPLGRLGEPEEIGKLAAFILSEDAAYMNGEVITLDGGQQLNQFPF; from the coding sequence ATGAAGGAAGAAGTGGTGATTGTAACAGGTGGTTCGAATGGAATGGGGAAATACATGGCGAAGGAATTTGCGTCGCGCGGTGCGAAGGTAGTGATTACTGGCCGAACAGCGGAGAAGCTTGAAGCCGCAAAGCAGGAAATCGAACAGGAAGAAGGGCAAGTGCTTACAGTCGTGATGGACGTGCGCAAGCCAGAAGATGTGGAGCGCATGCTGAAGGAAGCGGTTGATGCCTTTGGAAAGGTCACCTCACTTGTCAACAATGCAGCCGGTAATTTCATCGTTCCTGCTGAGAAGCTGTCAGTGAACGGCTGGAATTCGGTTATTGATATCGTCTTGAACGGTACTTTCTATTGCTCCCATACGCTCGGAAATTACTGGATTGATAAGAAAATTCGCGGCAAGATTATCAATATGGTCGCAACTTATGCGTGGGATGCTGGTCCTGGTGTGATTCATTCCGCAAGTGCGAAAGCAGGGGTGCTTGCGATGACACGGACGCTCGCCGTTGAATGGGGCAGAAAGTACGGCATCCGGGTAAATGCGATTGCCCCAGGCCCAATTGACCGAACAGGTGGAGCGGAGAAGCTGTGGGAATCAGAAGAAGCCGCCAAGCGTACACTTGCGAGCATTCCGCTAGGGCGTCTCGGTGAACCTGAAGAGATCGGAAAGCTTGCAGCCTTTATACTGTCTGAGGATGCCGCTTATATGAATGGTGAAGTCATTACATTAGACGGTGGTCAACAGCTGAATCAATTTCCATTTTAA
- a CDS encoding SDR family oxidoreductase, translating to MMTKEQHYPHGQPRQHQNKQPGEEGKMTPPPISEDADYKSGNRLLNKVALITGGDSGIGKSVAIHYAKEGADVAIVYLEEDDDARATKAEVEQEGRKCLLIEGDLRDEQFCKDAVKATMDAFGKLDILINNAAEQHPQQNFEDITTEQMEKTFQTNVFSIFYITKAALPFLKEGSSIINTSSITAYQGNPMLIDYSSTKGAIVALTRSLSINLASKGIRVNSVAPGPIWTPLIPSTFPADKVEQFGTDTPMGRPGQPEELAPSYVFLGSDESSYISGQTIHVNGGTVVNG from the coding sequence ATGATGACGAAGGAACAGCATTATCCGCACGGACAGCCGCGGCAGCATCAGAATAAGCAGCCTGGTGAAGAAGGGAAGATGACCCCGCCGCCGATTTCAGAAGACGCTGATTATAAGAGCGGGAACCGTCTGTTAAATAAAGTGGCACTTATCACAGGCGGTGACAGCGGCATTGGAAAGTCAGTAGCGATCCACTATGCAAAAGAGGGTGCAGATGTGGCGATTGTCTATTTAGAAGAAGATGATGACGCAAGAGCTACAAAAGCAGAGGTAGAGCAAGAAGGACGGAAATGTCTCTTAATCGAAGGCGATCTCCGTGATGAGCAATTTTGCAAGGATGCTGTGAAAGCAACGATGGATGCATTCGGAAAGCTTGATATTTTAATTAACAATGCGGCGGAACAGCATCCACAGCAAAACTTTGAAGACATTACAACCGAACAAATGGAAAAAACCTTCCAAACAAATGTTTTTTCCATCTTCTACATTACAAAAGCAGCCTTGCCTTTCTTAAAAGAAGGAAGCTCCATTATTAATACATCCTCCATTACGGCATACCAGGGGAACCCGATGTTGATTGACTATTCATCAACGAAAGGGGCGATTGTAGCCCTCACTCGTTCCTTATCGATTAACCTCGCTTCAAAAGGCATTCGTGTGAACTCAGTCGCGCCCGGACCAATTTGGACGCCGTTAATTCCATCGACATTCCCAGCAGATAAGGTGGAACAATTCGGTACCGATACACCGATGGGTCGCCCGGGTCAGCCTGAGGAGCTCGCGCCAAGCTACGTCTTTCTCGGTTCAGATGAATCGTCTTATATTTCAGGACAAACGATTCACGTTAACGGCGGTACTGTTGTCAACGGGTAA
- the ahpF gene encoding alkyl hydroperoxide reductase subunit F gives MLDQEIKAQLNQYLELIEDDIVLKVSAGTDKISDDMLALVEELASMSSKISVEKAELKRTPSFSVNRVGEDTGVIFAGIPLGHEFTSLVLALLQVSGRPPKVDQSVIDQVKNISGEYHFETYVSLSCHNCPDVVQALNMMSVLNPNITHTMIDGAAYREEVESKNVMAVPAVYLNGEFFNGGRISLEELLAKLGSGPDIEELSNKEPYDVLVVGGGPAGSSAAIYAARKGIRTGIVAERFGGQVLDTMSIENFISVPKTEGPKLAASLEEHVKDYNVDIMNLQRASRLEKKDLFEVELESGAVLKSKSVIISTGARWRNIGVPGEEELKNKGVAYCPHCDGPLFEGKDVAVIGGGNSGVEAAIDLAGIVKHVTVLEFNSELKADDVLQERLHSLPNVKVITNAQTKEITGTDNVNGITYIDRETEEENHIELQGVFVQIGLLPNTEWLKDTVEQSRFGEIVVDKYGMTSIPGVFAAGDCTDSAYNQIIISMGSGATAALGAFDYLIRN, from the coding sequence ATGCTTGATCAAGAAATCAAAGCACAATTAAACCAATACCTTGAACTAATCGAAGACGATATCGTTCTTAAGGTTAGTGCAGGTACAGATAAAATTTCCGATGACATGCTAGCTCTTGTAGAAGAGCTAGCTTCTATGTCATCTAAAATCAGTGTCGAAAAAGCAGAGTTAAAGAGAACGCCTAGCTTTAGTGTAAACCGTGTTGGAGAAGATACTGGTGTCATCTTTGCTGGTATCCCGTTAGGACACGAATTCACTTCATTAGTGTTAGCACTGCTACAAGTAAGCGGCAGACCTCCAAAGGTTGATCAAAGTGTGATTGACCAAGTGAAAAACATTAGTGGCGAGTATCACTTTGAAACATATGTGAGCTTAAGCTGCCACAACTGCCCTGACGTTGTGCAAGCGCTAAACATGATGAGTGTTCTTAACCCTAACATTACACACACGATGATTGATGGCGCTGCTTATCGAGAAGAAGTTGAAAGCAAAAATGTGATGGCTGTTCCTGCTGTATACTTAAATGGAGAATTCTTCAATGGCGGACGCATTTCGCTTGAAGAACTTCTTGCTAAGCTTGGTTCAGGTCCAGATATTGAAGAGCTATCTAATAAAGAGCCTTATGACGTACTCGTTGTCGGAGGAGGTCCTGCTGGTTCAAGTGCAGCGATCTATGCCGCGCGTAAAGGCATTCGTACCGGCATTGTCGCCGAGCGCTTCGGTGGCCAAGTATTAGATACGATGAGCATTGAAAACTTTATTAGTGTGCCAAAAACAGAAGGACCTAAGCTTGCTGCTAGTTTAGAAGAGCATGTCAAAGATTATAACGTTGACATTATGAATTTACAGCGTGCAAGCCGTTTAGAAAAGAAGGATCTGTTTGAGGTTGAGCTTGAAAGCGGCGCAGTCTTAAAGAGTAAGAGTGTTATCATTTCAACTGGTGCTCGTTGGCGCAACATCGGTGTACCTGGTGAAGAAGAGCTCAAGAACAAAGGGGTCGCATACTGCCCTCACTGTGACGGACCATTGTTTGAAGGCAAAGACGTAGCTGTTATTGGAGGCGGAAACTCTGGTGTTGAAGCCGCAATTGACCTCGCAGGTATCGTCAAGCATGTTACCGTTCTTGAATTCAACTCAGAGCTAAAAGCAGATGACGTCTTACAGGAACGTCTACATAGCCTTCCAAACGTAAAAGTTATTACGAATGCGCAAACGAAAGAAATTACAGGTACAGACAATGTCAATGGCATTACGTACATCGACCGTGAAACAGAAGAAGAAAACCATATTGAACTACAAGGTGTATTTGTTCAAATCGGCCTTCTTCCAAATACCGAGTGGTTAAAAGATACAGTCGAACAATCACGCTTCGGTGAAATTGTCGTTGATAAGTATGGAATGACAAGCATCCCTGGCGTATTTGCTGCCGGAGATTGTACGGATAGTGCCTATAACCAAATTATTATTTCAATGGGATCAGGTGCAACTGCCGCTCTTGGCGCATTTGATTACTTGATTCGTAATTAA